GACTCGGACCGCAGCCCTGCCCACTGTGCACACAGGCCAAGGGCGCGGCAGCGGCGGGGTCCACGGCGGCATCCAGCGCACACTCGTCGCACCCAAAGGGGCGTCCCTCGCCGCGGTGCAGACGCTGGTGCGTGGCGAGATTTTTCTTCCAGCCGAAGCTCATGCCGCAGTCGGGGCAAGCGAAGGGCTTAGGCCCAGGGGGAGAAGGGGTCGGGGATGCGGCGGCGGAATGGGGCAAGGCGGGCGTGTCGGGAGAGGGGGGTGCCGGGCCGGCGGCCTCGTGCACCCTTTGGTGCCGCACCAAGTGCTGCTTATGCGTGAAGCTGCGTGCGCATTGAGCGCACTGGTAGGGCCTCTCGCCGGTGTGGATACGCTGGTGTCGGATCAAGTGCGTCTTTTTGCGAAAGCGCTTCTCGCACTCGGTGCAGGGGAAGGGCCGCTCACCGGTGTGCGTCTTCTGGTGCGAGCCCAGGTGTATCTTCTGGCTGAAGCGCTTGCCGCACTCGGCGCACGGGTAGGGCCGCTCTCCCGTGTGCGTGCGCAGGTGGCGGGTCAGATGGGCCTTCTTGCTGAAGCGCTTGTCGCACTCGGAGCACGGGAAAGGCCGCTCGCCGCGATGGCTGCGCTGATGCAGCAGCATGTGGGCGCGCTGCGTGAAGCTGCGGCCGCAGTCCGGGCAGGCGCAGGGCCCTTCACCACGGTGCAGCCTCTGGTGCAGCCGCAGGGTCAGCTGGTCCCGGAAGCGCCGCTCGCACTCCCCGCAGCCATAGGGCTTCTCAGCGTTCGGGGCCCACGCGGACAAGGCGAGCCCGCCCAGTGCCCCGGGGGCCCCCGGCTCCAGCTTATACGTAGCGGCCAGCGGCCCCAGGTCCGGTGTCGGGAAGGGGCTGGGAAGCAACGATAGATGTTGGTGCCATTCGACCTCCTCTTCTGCCTCTTGATCCTCATCCTCCACCTTCACCTTTCGGATCATCCACTCGTCCCCTGAAAAGTCAAAACCAGAGGAGTTTATTGAGCCCCAAGTCGCCCATCCTTTATGTGCCAAATACAATACAACTCCCACTTCCTGGAGCCCTGCAGTCTGGCGGCAGCACTTTCTACCCGACTGAAAGTTTTGTGGAGATGACCAAATCGGAGCATTATCCCTCAGTCCTGTCTTTCACTCTCTGCGGCTGCGACTCTCGTGAAAGCCCAGTTTGGGGGAGTTCTCCGAGGCTTGCATGACACTAGGGAGCGCCTTTTCTGCCTCTGCATCAGGCAGGGCTTGCTCTTCCACCCCGTGAACTCGAGGTTCAGCTCTCACCCGTCATTCTGCCTTCCTAGGTCTCCTGTGGCCCCTTTCCAGCCTGGGCTCCTCCCTGGAACCACAGCCTGGCATCTCCAGTTGAGCAGCTCCCCTGGGGTATCCTGCAAATGGTTGCAGCTCGGAGGATTTACCTCGAA
This window of the Dasypus novemcinctus isolate mDasNov1 chromosome 5, mDasNov1.1.hap2, whole genome shotgun sequence genome carries:
- the ZNF467 gene encoding zinc finger protein 467 isoform X1, whose protein sequence is MKFPPPHPGLPPSTHSPENLLNPGLLQGLWPNSQEEPLQVAMRETFEALSSLGFSVGQPEMAPQSEPGEGSHNTQKQMSPSREERALGACSGLEAPRPEEGGRSEQEEAPFRGGKECIPQKAESVGTCPGDEWMIRKVKVEDEDQEAEEEVEWHQHLSLLPSPFPTPDLGPLAATYKLEPGAPGALGGLALSAWAPNAEKPYGCGECERRFRDQLTLRLHQRLHRGEGPCACPDCGRSFTQRAHMLLHQRSHRGERPFPCSECDKRFSKKAHLTRHLRTHTGERPYPCAECGKRFSQKIHLGSHQKTHTGERPFPCTECEKRFRKKTHLIRHQRIHTGERPYQCAQCARSFTHKQHLVRHQRVHEAAGPAPPSPDTPALPHSAAASPTPSPPGPKPFACPDCGMSFGWKKNLATHQRLHRGEGRPFGCDECALDAAVDPAAAAPLACVHSGQGCGPSPDSVAPQRASAGERSFFCPDCGRGFAHGQHLARHRRVHSGERPFSCAQCGRRFGSRPNLVAHSRAHSGARPFACTQCGRRFSRKSHLGRHQAVHTGSRPHSCSICARSFSSKTNLVRHQAIHTGSRPFSCPQCGKSFSRKTHLVRHQRIHGEVARPASDADLTAPNWPIPTEVAPTSLFF
- the ZNF467 gene encoding zinc finger protein 467 isoform X2 codes for the protein MRETFEALSSLGFSVGQPEMAPQSEPGEGSHNTQKQMSPSREERALGACSGLEAPRPEEGGRSEQEEAPFRGGKECIPQKAESVGTCPGDEWMIRKVKVEDEDQEAEEEVEWHQHLSLLPSPFPTPDLGPLAATYKLEPGAPGALGGLALSAWAPNAEKPYGCGECERRFRDQLTLRLHQRLHRGEGPCACPDCGRSFTQRAHMLLHQRSHRGERPFPCSECDKRFSKKAHLTRHLRTHTGERPYPCAECGKRFSQKIHLGSHQKTHTGERPFPCTECEKRFRKKTHLIRHQRIHTGERPYQCAQCARSFTHKQHLVRHQRVHEAAGPAPPSPDTPALPHSAAASPTPSPPGPKPFACPDCGMSFGWKKNLATHQRLHRGEGRPFGCDECALDAAVDPAAAAPLACVHSGQGCGPSPDSVAPQRASAGERSFFCPDCGRGFAHGQHLARHRRVHSGERPFSCAQCGRRFGSRPNLVAHSRAHSGARPFACTQCGRRFSRKSHLGRHQAVHTGSRPHSCSICARSFSSKTNLVRHQAIHTGSRPFSCPQCGKSFSRKTHLVRHQRIHGEVARPASDADLTAPNWPIPTEVAPTSLFF